In Nitrospiraceae bacterium, one DNA window encodes the following:
- the pyrF gene encoding orotidine-5'-phosphate decarboxylase, producing the protein MPWKEKLIVALDVSDPDYATELVDQFGTQIEFYKIGLELYTVAGPKIVEKIQRKNKKIFLDLKFHDIPNTVIKAALAATRLGVYMFNMHTSGGLEMMKKCRDAVVELCLKENMPKPKMLGVTVLTSISNEVLKSELGLQYSLRTHVRHLSALAMKAGLDGVVASGHEVAMIRNHCHKDFVIVTPGIRPSWVPPDDQQRTMTPRQALREGADYLVMGRSILNYPNPLKALELISVEMLTA; encoded by the coding sequence ATGCCCTGGAAAGAAAAGTTAATAGTTGCCCTTGATGTGTCAGATCCTGATTATGCAACCGAATTGGTTGATCAGTTCGGCACTCAGATAGAATTTTATAAAATAGGATTAGAGCTTTATACTGTTGCTGGGCCTAAAATAGTTGAAAAAATACAGAGGAAAAATAAAAAAATTTTTCTAGACCTCAAATTTCACGATATCCCCAATACAGTGATAAAGGCAGCTCTTGCAGCAACCAGACTCGGAGTTTATATGTTCAATATGCATACTTCAGGCGGGTTAGAGATGATGAAAAAATGCAGAGATGCTGTTGTTGAATTATGTCTTAAGGAAAATATGCCCAAGCCAAAGATGCTCGGCGTTACTGTGCTCACAAGCATATCCAATGAAGTTTTAAAAAGCGAACTTGGACTTCAGTACAGTCTGAGAACTCATGTCAGGCATCTTTCGGCTCTTGCGATGAAAGCAGGGCTTGATGGAGTTGTTGCATCTGGTCACGAAGTTGCTATGATACGAAATCACTGCCATAAGGATTTTGTGATCGTGACTCCTGGAATAAGGCCTTCTTGGGTTCCACCTGATGATCAGCAAAGAACAATGACACCGAGGCAGGCATTAAGAGAGGGAGCTGATTATCTTGTTATGGGGAGATCAATACTGAATTATCCTAATCCGCTCAAGGCGCTTGAATTAATATCTGTTGAAATGCTCACAGCATAA
- the dcd gene encoding dCTP deaminase, with protein MVKNDRWIREMAGKGMITPFDADQVRKGVISYGVSSYGYDMRIADEFKIFEMKENAIIDPKNFAETHFVDFKGDICVIPANSYILARSFEYFKIPRDVLVICLGKSTYARSGIIVNVTPLEPEWEGYITISISNTAPVPAKLYSNEGLAQLIFLGASEMCETSYADKAGKYQAQKGITTSKI; from the coding sequence ATGGTAAAAAATGACAGATGGATACGAGAGATGGCAGGGAAGGGCATGATAACTCCTTTTGATGCCGATCAGGTGAGAAAAGGAGTTATATCATACGGCGTGAGTTCTTACGGCTATGATATGAGGATAGCTGATGAATTCAAGATTTTTGAAATGAAAGAAAATGCTATCATTGATCCCAAAAATTTTGCCGAAACTCATTTTGTTGATTTCAAGGGAGATATCTGCGTAATTCCCGCAAATTCTTATATTCTTGCCCGTTCTTTTGAATATTTCAAAATTCCAAGGGATGTGCTTGTGATATGTCTTGGCAAATCAACATATGCACGCTCAGGGATTATTGTGAATGTAACTCCCCTTGAGCCTGAATGGGAAGGATATATAACTATCTCCATATCAAATACTGCGCCTGTTCCTGCAAAGCTTTATTCAAATGAAGGGCTCGCGCAGCTTATATTTCTTGGAGCGTCAGAGATGTGCGAAACTTCCTATGCTGATAAGGCAGGAAAATATCAGGCGCAAAAAGGGATAACAACTTCAAAAATATAA
- a CDS encoding LemA family protein, whose product MKKIIYLFVLLLSIFSISGCGYNKMQANEEAVKAAWGDVEASYQRRNDLIPNLVEVVKGYAKHEKDTLIAVTEARAKVGNIQISKEMVNDPKAFAQFQEAQSAMSSALSRLMVVVEKYPDLKANQNFKDLQHQLEGTENRINVARSRYNKAVEIFNTSIRIFPNNITNSVLLQLKLKEPFKAETGSEKAPQVKF is encoded by the coding sequence ATGAAAAAAATAATATATTTATTTGTATTACTGCTGTCGATTTTCAGTATTTCAGGCTGCGGGTACAATAAAATGCAGGCAAATGAGGAAGCTGTGAAAGCTGCATGGGGAGATGTTGAAGCATCTTACCAGAGGAGAAACGATCTCATCCCAAATCTTGTCGAGGTTGTAAAGGGATACGCAAAACATGAGAAGGACACACTCATTGCTGTAACTGAAGCAAGGGCAAAGGTCGGAAACATCCAGATATCGAAAGAAATGGTTAATGATCCAAAGGCATTCGCTCAGTTTCAGGAAGCGCAGAGCGCAATGAGCAGTGCACTTTCAAGACTTATGGTTGTTGTAGAAAAATATCCCGATTTAAAAGCAAATCAGAATTTCAAAGACCTACAACATCAGCTTGAAGGAACAGAAAACAGAATAAATGTTGCACGTTCCCGCTATAACAAGGCTGTAGAGATTTTCAATACTTCAATCAGGATATTCCCAAATAACATCACAAACTCCGTACTCTTGCAGCTAAAACTTAAAGAACCGTTTAAGGCTGAAACAGGATCCGAAAAAGCTCCTCAGGTTAAATTTTAA
- a CDS encoding TPM domain-containing protein — protein MQAKKPLKILYPAFILSFILLLTLSAHALDVPKLQGYVNDYAGMISPSVKTKLEAELKTFEQTDSTQIVILTIPSLEGDVIDSFSIKVADKWKIGQKGKDNGVIIIAAKNNRKMRIEVGRGLESTLTDLATGRIIDRVIGPSFKKGDFDGGFTAGVAALIAAAKGEFKSEKKFSPKKQENLSRFLTFLIFSGIFMLIMGSISRILGSAAGAISLPLLAKLTIAGSSGVFTLIILGLAGVVIGGLLPILFSNSSRHYGSRGPWSSGGFGGVDIGGGGGFDGGGGDFGGGGASGDW, from the coding sequence TTGCAGGCAAAAAAACCGCTTAAAATACTATATCCTGCCTTTATTTTATCTTTTATCCTTTTGCTTACTCTTTCTGCTCATGCCCTTGACGTCCCTAAACTTCAGGGATATGTTAATGACTACGCTGGAATGATATCACCCTCTGTAAAGACAAAACTTGAAGCAGAACTAAAAACATTCGAACAAACAGATTCAACACAGATAGTTATCCTGACAATTCCATCGCTTGAAGGTGATGTCATTGATAGTTTCAGCATTAAAGTTGCGGATAAATGGAAGATTGGGCAGAAGGGAAAAGACAATGGAGTCATAATCATTGCCGCGAAAAACAACAGGAAAATGCGCATTGAAGTTGGACGCGGACTTGAGTCAACATTAACGGATCTGGCAACAGGGCGCATAATTGACCGTGTTATAGGTCCAAGTTTTAAAAAAGGTGATTTTGATGGAGGGTTCACTGCGGGTGTTGCGGCATTAATTGCTGCAGCTAAGGGTGAATTCAAATCAGAAAAAAAATTTTCTCCTAAAAAACAGGAGAACCTTTCCCGTTTTCTTACTTTCCTTATCTTCAGTGGTATTTTTATGCTGATCATGGGAAGCATCTCCCGCATCTTAGGCAGTGCAGCAGGAGCTATTAGTCTTCCCTTGCTTGCAAAACTTACAATTGCAGGCTCGTCAGGGGTTTTCACTCTGATTATACTCGGCTTAGCCGGAGTTGTAATCGGAGGTTTGCTTCCAATCCTGTTTTCAAACAGCAGTAGACATTATGGCAGCCGCGGTCCATGGTCAAGCGGAGGATTTGGCGGGGTGGATATTGGAGGAGGCGGAGGATTTGACGGAGGAGGAGGCGATTTTGGAGGAGGAGGAGCATCAGGCGATTGGTAA